In Nitrospinota bacterium, a single genomic region encodes these proteins:
- the ispF gene encoding 2-C-methyl-D-erythritol 2,4-cyclodiphosphate synthase produces MMRTGSGFDVHRFAKGRDLYLGGVKIPHPLGLEGHSDADVLLHAICDALLGALALGDIGVHFPPTDNKYKGISSVELLKSVVSMVREKGYAIGNLDCTVIAEEPKLIPYREKIRETIATSAGIGIELVSVKATTTEGLGFTGRGEGIAAMAVALLTPVAGERD; encoded by the coding sequence ATAATGAGAACAGGTTCAGGTTTTGACGTTCATCGCTTCGCAAAGGGGAGGGACCTGTATCTAGGCGGGGTGAAGATACCTCATCCCCTCGGACTGGAGGGGCATAGCGATGCCGATGTGCTTCTGCACGCTATCTGCGACGCGCTTCTCGGCGCGCTTGCACTTGGGGATATAGGGGTTCACTTCCCCCCTACCGACAACAAATATAAAGGAATATCTTCCGTAGAACTCCTAAAGAGTGTTGTTTCAATGGTCCGAGAGAAAGGTTATGCAATAGGGAACCTCGACTGCACAGTAATAGCCGAAGAGCCGAAGTTAATCCCATACAGAGAAAAGATAAGGGAGACGATAGCTACTTCCGCAGGTATCGGCATTGAACTTGTCAGCGTCAAGGCCACAACAACAGAAGGTCTTGGGTTTACCGGCAGGGGGGAGGGGATTGCCGCAATGGCAGTTGCGCTCCTTACGCCTGTTGCCGGGGAGAGGGATTGA
- the gltX gene encoding glutamate--tRNA ligase, with translation MEYPAGAKKGRSGIRVRFAPSPTGPVHAGNIRTAIFNWLFARNTGGEFIIRIEDTDAERSKPEYAEQTVEALEWLGINWDEGPYYQSQHKALYKKVLEQLFNEGKIYPCFCSEELLAKDKADFERRSLPPVYTGRCRKIGSKEGMEKMKNEPYALRFKVEGDMLTYTDLVRGEIKVNLNLVGDFIVKRSTGGVTYNFAAGVDDSMMKISHVIRGEDHISNTPRQILVMNSIGHNPPSFAHLPLILSDEGKKLSKRDAGASFLELMDGGFMPDAVLNFLSLIGWNPEDGEEDMETKDIIRKFSLSRVAVRPAKYDITKLRWLNARKLRNAAPEAILRAGSSFIVKNKLYFKNLSTEKKHFLINAVKENLETLADLDSQLSIFFDYIMDDSALKEVSQFPVKEVLNSFLKFLTNEDFGEVTKQIKDNTGISGKKLFMPLRVALTGRLGGPELKHVYDWLPVEERLMRTNTLLGLLK, from the coding sequence ATGGAGTATCCCGCCGGCGCCAAAAAAGGGAGATCCGGCATAAGGGTCAGGTTTGCGCCATCCCCTACCGGTCCTGTTCACGCCGGAAATATCAGAACGGCAATATTCAACTGGCTATTCGCGCGCAATACCGGCGGCGAGTTTATCATCAGGATAGAGGATACCGATGCTGAAAGGAGCAAGCCCGAATACGCGGAACAGACCGTAGAGGCGCTTGAGTGGCTTGGCATCAATTGGGACGAAGGACCCTATTACCAGTCGCAACACAAAGCACTATACAAAAAGGTGCTGGAACAGCTTTTTAATGAAGGAAAGATATATCCATGCTTCTGCAGTGAGGAACTGCTCGCGAAGGATAAAGCCGATTTTGAAAGAAGGTCTCTTCCGCCGGTCTATACGGGGAGGTGCCGAAAGATCGGGAGCAAAGAAGGTATGGAAAAGATGAAGAACGAGCCATACGCGCTCCGCTTCAAGGTGGAGGGTGACATGCTGACCTACACCGACCTTGTGCGGGGTGAGATAAAGGTGAACCTGAACCTCGTCGGGGACTTTATAGTCAAACGCTCCACGGGAGGGGTGACCTATAATTTTGCCGCCGGAGTTGACGACTCCATGATGAAAATTTCACATGTGATAAGGGGCGAGGACCATATAAGCAACACGCCAAGGCAGATACTTGTGATGAACTCCATTGGCCATAACCCGCCGTCGTTCGCCCATCTCCCCCTTATACTTTCCGATGAAGGAAAAAAACTCTCGAAGAGAGACGCTGGAGCATCCTTTTTGGAACTGATGGATGGAGGATTCATGCCGGACGCCGTTCTCAATTTCCTTTCACTTATTGGCTGGAATCCGGAAGACGGCGAAGAGGATATGGAAACGAAGGATATAATCAGGAAGTTTTCCCTAAGCCGCGTCGCGGTTCGACCCGCAAAATATGATATTACGAAACTGCGATGGCTCAACGCGCGGAAATTGAGGAACGCAGCGCCCGAAGCGATACTAAGGGCGGGGAGTTCCTTCATAGTAAAGAACAAGCTCTATTTCAAGAACCTCTCTACGGAAAAGAAACATTTCCTCATCAACGCGGTAAAGGAGAATCTTGAAACCCTTGCTGATCTCGACAGCCAGTTATCGATTTTTTTCGACTACATCATGGACGACAGCGCCCTGAAGGAAGTTTCGCAATTTCCGGTCAAAGAAGTGTTAAACTCATTTCTAAAATTTTTGACGAATGAGGATTTTGGCGAAGTGACAAAACAGATAAAGGACAATACCGGGATTTCCGGTAAAAAACTCTTCATGCCGCTCAGGGTCGCGCTTACCGGGCGGCTGGGGGGGCCGGAGTTGAAGCATGTTTATGACTGGCTCCCTGTGGAGGAGAGGTTGATGCGAACAAACACTTTGCTGGGGCTCCTGAAGTAA
- a CDS encoding flagellin: protein MPLSDLAQAGNSAQSGLVKINRSLSENFNKLSSGRRINKAADDAAGLSVAEMMSSRVRGLDQAVRNVSEGSAMLRTAEGGLSQISDMLIRGKELAVQASNGTLSPQQRETINNEFSQIMQEIDRTAGNTEFNGQKLLTGEMGTGAVQQMAIQAGADGGESNRIGVATVEPATTQSMGLSGANLDNPQNARVAMNALDSAIGQVSQSRANIGALGNRLDSTISNLAVNRENLAAAEGQIRGLDYAEETSSLARNEALFGAGIKTLQEVLKSQQTLIGSLLNTAA, encoded by the coding sequence ATGCCACTATCAGATCTAGCTCAGGCAGGGAACAGCGCACAGAGCGGTCTTGTCAAGATTAACCGTTCCCTGAGCGAAAATTTCAACAAGCTCTCATCTGGCAGAAGGATAAACAAGGCCGCAGACGATGCGGCTGGCCTATCCGTTGCCGAGATGATGAGTTCCCGGGTACGGGGTCTTGACCAGGCTGTCAGGAACGTAAGCGAAGGTTCCGCGATGTTGCGCACTGCCGAAGGGGGGCTCTCACAGATAAGCGATATGCTTATTCGCGGAAAGGAACTGGCGGTTCAGGCAAGCAACGGCACTCTTTCGCCCCAACAGCGCGAAACCATAAATAACGAATTCAGCCAGATAATGCAGGAGATCGACAGGACAGCAGGAAATACCGAGTTTAACGGACAGAAACTCCTCACTGGGGAGATGGGAACCGGAGCCGTTCAGCAGATGGCGATTCAGGCGGGCGCGGACGGAGGAGAAAGCAACAGGATAGGCGTAGCGACAGTTGAACCTGCCACGACGCAGTCAATGGGTCTGTCGGGCGCGAATCTAGACAATCCGCAGAACGCAAGGGTCGCCATGAACGCGCTTGATAGCGCGATAGGGCAGGTGTCTCAAAGCCGCGCAAACATCGGCGCTTTGGGAAACAGGCTTGATAGCACTATCAGCAATCTCGCGGTGAACAGGGAAAATCTTGCCGCGGCTGAAGGGCAGATAAGGGGACTTGACTACGCGGAGGAGACCTCAAGCCTCGCCAGGAATGAAGCTCTTTTCGGCGCAGGTATAAAAACTCTGCAGGAGGTTTTGAAATCCCAGCAGACGCTTATCGGTTCTCTGCTCAATACAGCCGCATAA
- a CDS encoding glycosyltransferase encodes MSFRETNEKILKAVNAELFARYESALGEMDKDQGNSRIEPFVSKTGNPVFKFGGVAYHSAYKPLEESGVILSMVPEEAGEVWVFGLGYGYHLNGLLDKGKKTVVVEPSMEIFASAMANADLKHLIEKCEIFVGDDYVEKIYARDLSRTVFFPYRPYMRHFEKEFKKLESSFAVRSYLSEKRLKVMVVSPIYGGSEPTFRYVCRALERIGVEVIPFDATFFAPSFMKLPEITRNEVHLSQIRQLFTNMLSESIAAFTDENKPDLVLAMAQAPLETSVVSRIRGMKIPVAFWFVEDFRTLKYWERVAPSYDYFFTIQKGEFFEKLAKLGANNVAYLPQAASPDVHRPFAVAEDEKGKYCSDLSFMGAGYKNRQEFFKGLMDYDFKIWGTEWNLGDSVGSLVQNRNQRMKPEEYVKIFNATKINLNLHSSTQLFGIDQVGDFVNPRVFEIAACKAFQLVDARGELSPLMEPGKEIETYRSLSELREKIDYYLAHDAEREKVAESGYRRVLADHTFERRMEEMLQFIIAKEGDSLGERWNRKSDSPNIVKNIIAEAEGNSELVKFLENFDPEKPLSLGEVMDKIGEGEGSLSRVESIFQMLNQVLVQK; translated from the coding sequence GTGTCTTTTAGGGAGACCAACGAAAAGATACTTAAAGCTGTGAACGCGGAGCTTTTCGCGCGATACGAGTCCGCGCTCGGAGAAATGGATAAGGATCAGGGCAATTCCCGGATCGAGCCGTTTGTATCGAAAACCGGCAATCCGGTTTTCAAGTTCGGCGGCGTTGCCTACCATTCGGCCTACAAACCGCTGGAAGAGAGCGGCGTAATTCTTTCAATGGTGCCGGAGGAGGCAGGTGAGGTTTGGGTATTCGGGTTAGGGTACGGCTACCATCTGAATGGCCTGCTGGATAAGGGGAAAAAGACGGTAGTTGTCGAACCTTCAATGGAAATCTTCGCAAGCGCGATGGCAAATGCAGACTTGAAGCATCTCATTGAAAAATGCGAGATATTTGTCGGCGACGATTACGTGGAGAAAATATATGCGCGCGATCTCTCCCGCACAGTGTTTTTTCCGTACAGGCCATACATGAGGCATTTTGAAAAAGAATTCAAAAAACTGGAGTCTTCCTTCGCGGTACGCTCCTACCTAAGCGAAAAAAGGCTGAAAGTAATGGTAGTGAGCCCCATATACGGCGGCTCGGAGCCGACATTTCGGTATGTTTGCCGCGCGCTTGAAAGAATAGGGGTGGAAGTGATCCCGTTCGACGCGACATTTTTTGCCCCTTCATTCATGAAACTGCCGGAGATAACCAGGAACGAAGTCCATCTCAGCCAGATAAGGCAGTTGTTCACAAACATGTTGAGCGAATCGATAGCCGCGTTTACGGATGAAAATAAACCGGACCTTGTTTTGGCGATGGCGCAGGCGCCTCTGGAAACGAGCGTGGTCTCCCGTATCAGGGGGATGAAGATACCGGTAGCTTTCTGGTTCGTGGAAGATTTCCGGACTCTTAAGTACTGGGAGAGAGTGGCTCCCAGTTATGACTATTTTTTCACTATACAGAAAGGCGAGTTTTTTGAAAAACTTGCGAAGCTCGGAGCAAATAATGTCGCCTATCTCCCCCAGGCCGCGTCGCCGGATGTTCACAGGCCGTTCGCGGTGGCGGAGGATGAAAAAGGGAAATACTGTTCTGACCTTTCCTTCATGGGGGCGGGATACAAGAACAGGCAGGAGTTCTTCAAAGGACTGATGGATTACGATTTCAAGATATGGGGAACCGAATGGAACCTCGGCGACTCTGTAGGTTCGCTTGTGCAGAACCGCAACCAGAGGATGAAACCTGAAGAGTATGTAAAAATTTTCAACGCGACGAAGATCAATCTGAATCTCCACAGCTCCACGCAGTTGTTCGGGATAGACCAGGTGGGAGATTTTGTGAACCCCAGGGTTTTCGAGATAGCCGCCTGCAAGGCTTTCCAGCTTGTCGACGCCAGGGGGGAACTCTCACCGCTTATGGAGCCGGGAAAGGAGATAGAAACCTATAGATCGCTTTCAGAGCTGAGGGAAAAGATAGATTACTATCTTGCTCACGACGCGGAGAGGGAGAAGGTGGCTGAGAGTGGATACAGGAGGGTTTTGGCTGACCACACGTTCGAGAGAAGAATGGAAGAGATGCTTCAATTCATTATCGCCAAAGAAGGCGATTCACTGGGAGAAAGGTGGAACAGAAAGAGCGACTCTCCGAACATCGTGAAAAATATCATTGCTGAAGCGGAAGGGAACAGTGAGCTTGTAAAGTTCCTTGAGAATTTCGATCCTGAAAAACCTCTGTCGCTGGGTGAAGTGATGGACAAAATCGGCGAAGGTGAAGGTTCCCTCTCGAGGGTAGAATCGATCTTCCAGATGTTGAACCAGGTGCTGGTGCAGAAATGA
- the cysS gene encoding cysteine--tRNA ligase: MGLRIFNTLTGKKEDFLPLEEGKVKMYVCGVTVYDRCHIGHARAGVAFDFVFRSLKHLGYDVTYIRNFTDVDDKIINRANERGISCDELVAENIKAFYEDMDALYLQRPNGEPRATLYIPQMIKLIEELVARKLAYESEGDVFFSVRDFPHYGALSKRNLDELEEGARVEVNEAKRDPLDFALWKKAKPGEPKWPSPWGEGRPGWHIECSAMGRDLLGKTFDIHGGGKDLVFPHHENEIAQSHGASGCAPVNYWMHNGFVNINKEKMSKSLGNFFTIKDVISKFDPEAVRYYLLSTHYRSPIDFADPYLAEAERTISRFYSASARAESLLEDLDAEAGIPDDYSEKLKSAIEDDFNSAAVIALLNEADGNVNRLCDGFKKKNREGAAKLASELAFFKKICGLLGVLNRDPKEFLESLKEKHLASIGMGADEVLDLIEKRNEARVEKNFHKSDNIRDELASKGIVLNDSPTGTTWTVKV; this comes from the coding sequence ATGGGGCTCAGGATTTTCAATACGCTCACCGGGAAGAAGGAGGATTTTCTTCCGCTTGAGGAGGGGAAGGTTAAGATGTACGTATGCGGAGTTACCGTGTACGACAGGTGCCATATCGGCCACGCGCGCGCCGGGGTCGCCTTCGATTTTGTTTTTCGTTCGCTCAAACACCTCGGTTACGACGTGACTTATATAAGGAACTTCACCGATGTGGATGACAAGATAATCAACCGTGCTAACGAACGTGGTATTTCATGCGACGAACTTGTCGCGGAAAACATCAAGGCGTTCTATGAGGATATGGACGCTCTATATCTTCAGCGCCCAAACGGCGAGCCCAGGGCTACGCTCTACATCCCTCAGATGATAAAGCTGATAGAAGAGCTTGTCGCCAGGAAGCTGGCATACGAATCTGAAGGGGATGTTTTCTTTTCAGTGCGCGATTTTCCCCATTACGGCGCTCTCTCGAAGAGGAATCTTGACGAACTGGAGGAAGGGGCGCGGGTGGAGGTTAATGAAGCGAAACGCGATCCGCTCGACTTCGCCCTCTGGAAAAAAGCGAAACCCGGTGAGCCGAAATGGCCTTCGCCGTGGGGAGAGGGGAGACCGGGGTGGCACATCGAATGTTCCGCCATGGGCCGCGATCTCCTTGGGAAGACATTCGACATTCATGGCGGAGGGAAGGATCTTGTTTTCCCGCATCATGAAAACGAAATTGCGCAGTCCCACGGCGCATCGGGGTGCGCTCCGGTGAATTACTGGATGCATAACGGTTTTGTGAACATCAACAAGGAGAAGATGAGCAAGTCGCTGGGGAATTTTTTCACGATAAAGGATGTAATTTCAAAATTCGATCCGGAAGCAGTAAGGTATTACCTTCTCTCCACTCACTACCGCTCGCCGATAGATTTTGCCGATCCGTACCTTGCTGAAGCAGAGAGGACGATATCCCGTTTCTACTCCGCATCCGCGCGCGCGGAATCGCTACTGGAAGACCTTGATGCCGAGGCAGGTATCCCTGATGATTATTCCGAAAAATTGAAAAGCGCTATCGAGGATGATTTCAATTCCGCCGCAGTTATAGCGTTGTTGAATGAAGCAGACGGAAACGTGAACCGCCTTTGTGACGGATTCAAAAAGAAGAACAGGGAAGGGGCGGCAAAACTTGCCTCCGAACTCGCATTTTTCAAGAAGATCTGCGGATTGCTTGGCGTTCTAAACCGCGATCCGAAGGAGTTCCTGGAATCGCTCAAGGAGAAACATCTTGCCTCCATAGGTATGGGGGCCGACGAGGTTTTGGATCTGATAGAAAAGCGGAACGAGGCGCGCGTGGAAAAGAATTTCCACAAGTCCGACAATATCAGGGACGAACTTGCATCGAAAGGAATAGTATTGAACGATTCTCCGACCGGGACCACCTGGACCGTCAAGGTTTAG
- a CDS encoding DUF115 domain-containing protein translates to MRTGYFEKNIEALIEKEPELVSRLKSVKDDPRVSVDGDAMVMTLEGGRTVRFERQELPANVSRISDKNLFGFSEVIILAGVGVGETLVETLKTADATAFVLLIESNIAYFKKLLEGFDLSRELGDPRVCVSVGENPVDAVMVRLEKEFGVFTRSNFQLIKNGLSVSCDTDYYHQLDEVLSRQKSMADANLQAITTLSGLWQTNILANLSYILGSPGISHLFGKLKGIPALIVSAGPSLDKNCRWIKVAKSSMVVICVDTALKTLLRNGITPHFVVSLDALIENWSHLDGVDSSGYTLVVNPVTYPKILSEHKGDMMVTSYSEPLVQWLERFTGDLGINTTGGSVATSAFDFANRMGCSPIILTGQDLAFSGGRTHAGGAKQESVYQSFGSNAPQGSLHSDAIDFEAKYELEGNLGHRLLSSVKMNTWRNWFEIQIEKEKVHCINATEGGARIKGAEIYTMQEVSKIYCGTKRDIESVIKKNIPVKLPASTSEVGKELMKLVESAREIKKLCSHGLKVAGEIAALAQKKGEEKNLDERVRLCGAYMQKIMKETDFLEINHWRLENTLDKIQRIRSAFKSSESRKKGFISGEVFLIFFREMYQVTKDMENKVKKWERKTNTSESRRLVSVF, encoded by the coding sequence GTGAGAACCGGATATTTTGAAAAAAACATCGAGGCTTTGATCGAGAAAGAGCCGGAGCTTGTCTCACGCCTGAAGTCCGTCAAGGACGATCCAAGGGTGAGCGTGGATGGCGATGCAATGGTTATGACCCTTGAAGGGGGGCGCACCGTACGTTTTGAAAGGCAGGAGCTTCCGGCGAACGTTTCTAGGATATCGGACAAAAATCTTTTCGGATTCAGCGAAGTTATCATACTGGCCGGGGTTGGCGTCGGTGAGACGCTTGTTGAAACTTTGAAAACCGCGGATGCGACGGCGTTCGTCCTTCTCATAGAATCGAATATCGCTTACTTTAAAAAACTTCTTGAAGGATTTGATCTAAGCAGGGAGCTTGGCGATCCGCGCGTATGCGTATCTGTCGGTGAAAATCCGGTCGATGCCGTCATGGTACGGCTTGAGAAGGAGTTCGGCGTATTCACCCGCTCCAATTTCCAGTTGATAAAGAACGGCCTCTCAGTCTCGTGCGATACAGACTATTACCATCAACTGGATGAGGTGCTTTCACGGCAAAAGTCGATGGCGGATGCGAACCTGCAGGCGATTACCACCCTCTCGGGGCTCTGGCAGACGAACATTCTTGCAAACCTTTCCTACATACTGGGCAGTCCGGGGATATCGCACCTTTTCGGGAAACTGAAAGGGATACCCGCGCTCATAGTGTCGGCAGGTCCTTCACTCGATAAAAACTGCCGATGGATAAAGGTGGCGAAATCGTCCATGGTTGTCATATGCGTCGATACCGCGCTGAAGACGCTGTTGAGGAACGGTATCACCCCTCATTTCGTGGTATCACTCGACGCGCTTATAGAAAACTGGTCGCATCTCGACGGCGTGGACAGCAGCGGATACACGCTTGTTGTAAACCCGGTCACATACCCGAAAATACTCTCCGAACATAAAGGGGATATGATGGTGACAAGTTACAGTGAGCCGCTTGTTCAGTGGCTGGAGCGTTTTACCGGGGATTTGGGAATCAATACCACCGGCGGTTCGGTCGCTACATCCGCCTTCGATTTCGCGAACAGGATGGGATGCTCGCCGATAATCCTTACAGGGCAGGACCTTGCGTTCAGCGGAGGGCGTACTCACGCCGGGGGCGCCAAACAGGAATCCGTTTATCAGTCGTTCGGGTCGAATGCACCGCAAGGTTCGCTCCATAGCGACGCGATCGATTTTGAAGCGAAATACGAACTTGAAGGAAACCTCGGCCACCGCCTTCTCTCGAGCGTAAAAATGAATACTTGGAGAAACTGGTTTGAGATACAGATAGAGAAGGAAAAGGTACACTGCATCAATGCCACCGAAGGGGGGGCGCGCATAAAAGGTGCGGAGATATATACGATGCAGGAGGTTTCGAAGATCTACTGCGGCACGAAAAGGGATATTGAATCCGTTATCAAGAAGAATATCCCGGTGAAACTGCCAGCTTCAACATCTGAAGTAGGGAAAGAGCTGATGAAGCTTGTTGAGTCGGCGAGGGAGATAAAAAAACTCTGTTCGCACGGCCTAAAGGTTGCCGGCGAGATAGCGGCGTTGGCCCAGAAAAAAGGGGAAGAGAAAAATCTCGACGAGAGGGTCAGGCTGTGCGGCGCATATATGCAGAAGATAATGAAGGAGACCGATTTCCTGGAGATAAATCATTGGAGGCTTGAGAACACGCTCGACAAAATACAAAGGATAAGATCGGCTTTCAAATCATCCGAGAGCCGTAAAAAAGGTTTCATCTCGGGTGAAGTGTTCCTGATATTTTTCAGGGAGATGTATCAGGTAACCAAAGATATGGAAAATAAGGTAAAAAAATGGGAAAGGAAAACTAATACGTCCGAAAGCAGGAGGCTCGTCAGTGTCTTTTAG
- the rlmB gene encoding 23S rRNA (guanosine(2251)-2'-O)-methyltransferase RlmB → MEIVYGVHPVREVLRAGRRTVFTLHYATDSEQRLSEIITLAKSGKVTLRPTGKKELGKLADGAVHQGVVVEVAPIMFLDIYDFIAKCASSGEKPVIAVLDSIVDPHNFGAILRSAEVFGVAGVIFPKERSAEINSTVVKTSAGATEYLDFCRVTNIARTIEELKENGFYVVSADADGEENLSSFAPRYPMAVVLGSEESGVRPLVKKTCDGILRIDVKGKVDSLNVSTAAAVIFYALTK, encoded by the coding sequence ATGGAAATCGTCTACGGTGTTCACCCGGTACGCGAGGTGCTTCGCGCCGGACGACGCACCGTTTTTACGCTTCACTACGCAACTGACAGCGAACAGCGCCTTTCGGAAATTATCACGCTCGCGAAATCGGGAAAGGTGACGCTCAGGCCGACAGGAAAAAAGGAGTTGGGTAAACTTGCTGACGGCGCGGTGCATCAAGGTGTTGTTGTCGAGGTGGCGCCGATAATGTTCCTCGATATATATGATTTCATCGCAAAATGCGCCAGCTCCGGGGAGAAACCGGTCATCGCCGTCCTCGATTCGATCGTTGATCCGCATAATTTCGGCGCGATACTCCGCTCGGCGGAGGTGTTCGGCGTGGCAGGCGTCATATTCCCGAAAGAGCGGAGCGCGGAGATAAATTCCACAGTGGTAAAAACTTCGGCAGGGGCGACGGAGTATCTCGATTTCTGCCGGGTTACGAATATCGCGCGAACAATCGAAGAGCTGAAGGAGAACGGTTTTTATGTTGTATCAGCAGATGCTGATGGGGAGGAAAATCTTTCGTCTTTTGCTCCGCGCTACCCGATGGCGGTCGTCCTCGGTTCCGAGGAGTCCGGCGTCCGTCCGCTGGTAAAGAAAACGTGCGATGGGATATTGCGGATTGACGTAAAGGGGAAGGTCGATTCGCTGAATGTCTCCACTGCCGCCGCGGTCATTTTCTACGCTCTCACCAAGTAG
- a CDS encoding glycosyltransferase family 9 protein, whose product MKKILVLNHTRMGDLIQTTPLLAGLKKKYPGCEITLLGNVKFADVCEHTPNIDKLKILDVQQFIPQDGNETRIIDVYRYLDTLVDELKAPGFDILVNLSHSRFSAALSRLLDIPEVHGFYSSDEGYRIINDPWLVYFAAFLAFRKYNSFNLVDLYQLGGGVVPSGKKVLLEEKGDGKSIAPLLEKLGISEGDRVIGIQAGASLKDRRWPPEKFAKAADLVASERGAKVLLFGATSEKELGGQISSMMKEKNINVVGETTLAELIGLVRRCELLITNDTGTMHIAAATGTKIVGLFLVHAFAPETGPYSEGNIILQPDMECFPCYHNTTCPHYACLEKITPEEVAQASRMIEELQDRPDLNIDAATFPEKVVVASHFDEANFIWFRPLKKCEPQSHNILALMYRYFFISQAVGGLKDNYWLEKLNKNYLAWTPEKAEEWTGKVQERFRKLANAASRGLKLISDTEAHLKKGKIEKVKEKGEEIVAVDREIDILGHAHAELRPLTRLFELGKENLVDKDIGIMLAKTKVLYKGILLGTAGMIRIIGVWGDNSRKNNSMETAKGSL is encoded by the coding sequence ATGAAAAAGATACTGGTGCTGAACCATACACGGATGGGGGACCTTATACAGACTACCCCTCTTCTTGCAGGTCTGAAGAAAAAGTATCCGGGGTGCGAGATAACACTCCTTGGGAATGTTAAATTCGCGGATGTCTGCGAGCACACCCCCAATATCGACAAACTGAAAATTCTCGACGTACAGCAGTTTATCCCCCAGGATGGAAATGAGACCAGAATAATAGATGTCTACCGGTATCTTGACACCCTTGTGGACGAATTGAAGGCTCCCGGTTTTGATATCCTGGTGAACCTGAGCCACTCCCGCTTTTCCGCCGCGCTCAGCAGACTGCTTGATATCCCTGAAGTGCACGGCTTTTACTCTTCGGACGAAGGATACCGGATCATCAACGATCCATGGCTCGTATACTTCGCCGCGTTCCTGGCGTTCAGAAAGTACAACAGCTTTAACCTTGTCGACCTTTATCAGCTTGGCGGAGGGGTAGTGCCGTCCGGCAAAAAGGTGCTCCTTGAAGAGAAAGGAGACGGCAAAAGCATTGCGCCTCTTCTGGAAAAACTTGGGATATCGGAAGGTGACAGGGTTATCGGCATCCAGGCAGGAGCCAGCCTCAAGGACAGGCGATGGCCGCCGGAAAAATTTGCTAAAGCGGCGGACCTTGTTGCCAGTGAGAGAGGGGCCAAGGTGCTTCTTTTCGGAGCAACTTCGGAGAAGGAGCTGGGCGGGCAGATATCTTCCATGATGAAGGAGAAGAATATAAACGTGGTAGGGGAGACAACTCTAGCGGAGCTTATCGGACTGGTAAGGAGATGCGAGCTTCTTATCACAAACGATACCGGAACGATGCATATTGCCGCCGCGACAGGGACGAAAATCGTCGGCCTGTTTCTGGTTCACGCATTCGCCCCGGAGACCGGCCCATATTCGGAGGGGAACATTATTCTTCAGCCGGATATGGAATGTTTTCCCTGTTACCACAATACGACATGTCCACACTACGCCTGTCTGGAAAAGATCACCCCGGAAGAGGTGGCGCAGGCGTCGCGGATGATAGAAGAGCTTCAGGACAGGCCGGATCTGAATATCGACGCCGCAACTTTTCCGGAAAAAGTGGTTGTAGCATCGCATTTTGACGAGGCAAACTTCATATGGTTCAGGCCGCTGAAAAAATGCGAGCCTCAAAGCCACAATATTCTCGCACTCATGTACAGGTATTTCTTCATCTCCCAGGCGGTAGGAGGTCTAAAGGATAATTACTGGCTGGAGAAGCTGAATAAAAACTATCTCGCATGGACGCCGGAGAAAGCCGAAGAGTGGACAGGGAAGGTGCAGGAAAGATTTCGAAAATTGGCGAATGCGGCAAGCAGGGGATTGAAGCTGATCTCCGATACGGAAGCGCATCTTAAAAAGGGGAAGATTGAGAAGGTGAAGGAGAAAGGGGAGGAGATCGTCGCGGTTGACAGGGAAATCGATATTCTTGGTCACGCGCACGCCGAATTAAGGCCACTTACCCGTCTTTTCGAGCTCGGCAAGGAAAACCTTGTGGACAAGGATATCGGAATAATGCTCGCCAAAACAAAAGTACTCTACAAGGGGATACTTTTGGGAACGGCAGGGATGATTCGCATTATCGGAGTATGGGGAGACAACAGCAGAAAAAATAACTCAATGGAAACGGCTAAAGGGAGTTTGTAG